The Amycolatopsis umgeniensis DNA segment CGGCTTGGACACCGCCACGCAGGTCGAACGACAGCACCGCCCCGGCACCCTTCGGCAGGTACTTCTTCGCGGCCTCGTGGTACGGGCTCGACGGCAGCCCGGCGTAGTACACCTTCTCGACCTCGTCGCGCTGCTCCAGCCATTCGGCCAGCGCCTGCGCGTTGGACACGTGCCGCTCCAGACGCAGCGACAGCGTCTCGATCCCTTGCAAGATCAGGAAACTGTTGAGCGGCGCGATCGCGGCACCGGTGTCACGCAGGATCTGGACGCGGGCCTTGGCGGCGTACGCGCCGGGACCGAGCGCCTCCCAGTACTTGAGGCCGTGGTAGCTCGGGTCGGCCTCGTTGAAGCCGGGGAACCGCGCCGGGTCCTTGCCGAAGTCGAACGTGCCGCCGTCGACCAGCACACCGGCGACTGTGGTGCCGTGCCCGCCGAGGTACTTGGTCGCCGAGTGGACGACGATGTCGGCGCCGTGCTCGATCGGGCGGACGAGGTACGGGGTCGGCACGGTGTTGTCCACGACCAGCGGGACACCGGCGTCGTGCGCTGCGTCGGCGACCTTGCGGATGTCGAGGACATTGCTGCCGGGGTTGGCCAGCGTCTCGGCGAAGAACAGCTTGGTGTTGGGCCGGACCGCGGCCTTCCACTGCTCGATGTCGTCCTGGTCGTCGACGAACGAGACCTCGATGCCGAGCTTCGGCAGCGTGTAGTGGAAGAGATTGTAGGTACCGCCGTAGAGCGACGGGCTGGAGACGAAGTGGTCACCCGCGTTGGCGAGGTTGAGGATGGCCGCCGTCGTCGCCGCTGTCCCGGAGGCGAACGCCAGCGCCGCGACACCGCCTTCGAGCGCGGCGAGCCGCTGCTCGAGCACGTCCTGCGTGGGGTTGTTGATCCGCGTGTAGATGTTGCCCGGCTCGGCGAGGCTGAAGAGGTCGGCGCCGTGCTGGCTGTCACGGAACACGTACGAAGTGGTCTGGTAGATCGGGGTCGCCCGCGCGCCGGTGGCGGTGTCCGGCGCCGCACCCGCGTGGATCTGCTTGGTCTCGAACGACCATCCGTCCGCGCTCATCGCGATTCTCCTAGCGGTTCAAGGGGTTTCGGCTGTTGCCACCGAAGCTAGCTCCGCCGAACGGAGCACCCAACCACTCTCAGGACGTGGGAATCCGCTCCTGAAGGGCGAACCTGTTGCCCTCCGAATCGGTGAACATCGCCCACCAGCCCCACGGTTGTTTCTCCGGACGCGCCGGGAATTCGACGCCCTTCGCCGAGAGCTCCTGGTAGGTCTTTTCGATGTCGTCGGCATAAAAGAAGAAGTTCGCCGTCGGGAGTTCGTCGCGCACCTCGAAGCGTTCGAGGTCCTCGGGCGCGGTGCTCAGAACGATGGCCGTCACACGATCGGGGGAAGTGACCTCGACCCACCTGTTCCCCTTGTCGTCGTAGGGCACATCGGTGGTGATCTCGAATCCGACGACCTCGGACCAGAACCGCTTCGCCCGGTCCTGGTCCCGCACCCCGACGACGATCTTGTGGACACCTTGTATCGGCATGTCCGGCTCCTTTTCCCGAGGTCTGAGGTGTATCCGGCTCCCACCTGCTGGACAATCACACCATGGTTTCCGTACGCAGTGTCGTCGACCGGGTGGGGCCGACACTGCTG contains these protein-coding regions:
- a CDS encoding bifunctional o-acetylhomoserine/o-acetylserine sulfhydrylase, which gives rise to MSADGWSFETKQIHAGAAPDTATGARATPIYQTTSYVFRDSQHGADLFSLAEPGNIYTRINNPTQDVLEQRLAALEGGVAALAFASGTAATTAAILNLANAGDHFVSSPSLYGGTYNLFHYTLPKLGIEVSFVDDQDDIEQWKAAVRPNTKLFFAETLANPGSNVLDIRKVADAAHDAGVPLVVDNTVPTPYLVRPIEHGADIVVHSATKYLGGHGTTVAGVLVDGGTFDFGKDPARFPGFNEADPSYHGLKYWEALGPGAYAAKARVQILRDTGAAIAPLNSFLILQGIETLSLRLERHVSNAQALAEWLEQRDEVEKVYYAGLPSSPYHEAAKKYLPKGAGAVLSFDLRGGVQAGRAFVDGTELHSQLVNIGDVRSLIVHPASTTHSQLTPEEQVSSGVTPGLVRLAVGLEGIEDLKADLEAGFRAAKAAL
- a CDS encoding VOC family protein encodes the protein MPIQGVHKIVVGVRDQDRAKRFWSEVVGFEITTDVPYDDKGNRWVEVTSPDRVTAIVLSTAPEDLERFEVRDELPTANFFFYADDIEKTYQELSAKGVEFPARPEKQPWGWWAMFTDSEGNRFALQERIPTS